The sequence below is a genomic window from Mycobacterium sp. ITM-2016-00316.
GATCGACACCTTGCGGCCGAAAAGCACGTCGCGCACGCCGAGCTTGCCTTGAGGCGCCTGCACCACCACGGGAGCGCTGGGTGCGGCCGCCGGCGCTCCGAGTGCCGCGGCGGCGGACGGGTCGCGCCAGGGATCGTCGACGTCTTCGGCGTCGATATCGCGTTCCGCCTCCAGCGCGCCGGCGTCGGCCGGGTGGCGCTGCAGGGAATCGCCGCCCGCGTAGGGCCGACCGAAGGCCTCGGCGAGTACGGGGTCCGGCGACTGGTTCTTCGGGGTGTAGTCGCCCTGATCGCGATGCTTGTCCGCGCCGAGGAACGAGCCGGACACACCATCGGGCCGGCCGAAGGCGCGCTGTGACGCCGGGTCGACGGGCGGACGTGAAACCGGACGAGGCGCCAGACGCGGGTTAGTGCCCGATTGGTCCTGATTGGTCACCCGTGCATCACTCCCGGCTCGAGCGCGCGCCACCGACGGCACCCGCGACTGAATTCTCCTACACCAAGCCTACCGGCGCTTGCGCCGGGCGCGACCTGCGCCTTCGACCACCTGCTGGGTGGCTTCCTCGGGGACTGGGGTCTCGGGATTGCGGTCCGGAATCTGAGACAACAGACCCAGCAGAGAATTGGGCATCGCGATCGGGCAGGCGTCGCGCAGCGCCGAGCGCGCCTGGCGCTGGGCATCCACCTCGCCGGCGCACAGTGGGCACAGCGACAGGTGATGTCCGGCGCGCAGATGCGCGGTCATCCGCAGTTCTCCGTCGACGAAGGCCGCGATGGCCTCGGTGGAGAGGTGCTCGGTGGAGCCGAAGCGGCGTGGCCCCACCGGCTCGCTGCTCTGGGAGGCGAACTGGGCAGGCAGCCACGAGAACGCGCGACGGAACACATCGCCCGGGTCAGCCATCACCCGACTCCTCTCGGAACGCCGCGCCTTTGAACACACACTGCTCATTTGAATGTAGCGCGGTAATCCGCGCCTCACACCCACGACGCTCAGGCGGAGGCGGTCAGCTGATCCGAATGCTTGGCCAGATGCTCACGCAGCGCCTGCCGACCACGGTGGATGCGACTGCGGACGGTGCCGAGCTTCACACCGAGGGTGGCGCCGATCTCCTCGTAGGACAACCCCTCGATATCGCAGAGGACGACAGCCGCGCGGAACTCCGGCGGCAGCGAGTCCAGCGCGGCCTGCAGGTCCGGGCCCAGGCGCGAGTCGTGATAGATCTGCTCGGGGTTGGGATCCTCGGCCGGCACCCGGTCGTAGTCCTCGGGCAGGGCCTCCATGCGGATCCGGGTCCGGCGCCGCACCATGTCGAGGAACAGGTTTGTGGTGATGCGGTGCAACCAGCCTTCGAAAGTGCCGGGCTGGTAGTTCTGCACCGAGCGGAAGACCCGGATGAAGGTCTCCTGGGTCAGGTCCTCGGCGTCCTGAGGGTTGCCCGACAGGCGGTAGGCCAGCCGGTACACCCGGTCGGCGTGCTGGCGGACCAACTCGTCCCAGGACGGCATGGCGGTCTTGTCGCCAGTGGCATCGAAGACCGCGGTGCCGGTCAGTTCGTCGGAGGGTTCGACCCAATCGCCGTCGGTGTACTGCTCCAGATGGGGCATGGAGACGGGGCTGGCAACAGTGCTCCCGGCGCTTGCGGAAGCTGCAGCGTTGGCGATCGTCGGATCCTCCGTATCAAGGTGGCAGGCCATTTTGGTCGGCGTCTGCGCGTTGTCGATGGAAACGTGGCCGAGGCCGTCCGTATTCCGTGATCGCAAGCTTTCGCCGTGTTCCATGGGAAGTACCGTCTCCGACCGGGGTGTGCCTGGCATATGAGCAAACTGAACAATTCCTGAGAATGCGGATTACCCACGATTCGACCAGGTAAAACCCGGTGAGACCCGGTGTGATTCTCGTATCAGGGGCGGGCGTGTCGGGGTCGCGCCGGTCGTTGTTCGCTCTACGCTGCGGGCATGGCCAGCACCGACGACGCCGCCCAGTCGATCGTCTCGCACGCGGAGGCGTCGATCACCGAGGACGCGGTGACCGCCGCGGCACGGGAACGTGCGGTGGACAGCGGCGCGGGTGCGGTGACGCCGGCCGTCGGCGCGCTGCTGAGCGTGCTGGCTCGGCTGACCGGCGCGAAAGCAGTGGTCGAGGTGGGCACCGGGGCCGGTGTCAGCGGGCTGTGGCTGCTGGCCGGTATGCGCGAGGACGGTGTGCTGACCACGATCGACGTCGAACCCGAGCACCAGCGACTGGCCAAGCAGGCATTCACCGAGGCCGGCGTCGGCGCATCGCGC
It includes:
- the rseA gene encoding anti-sigma E factor RseA; amino-acid sequence: MADPGDVFRRAFSWLPAQFASQSSEPVGPRRFGSTEHLSTEAIAAFVDGELRMTAHLRAGHHLSLCPLCAGEVDAQRQARSALRDACPIAMPNSLLGLLSQIPDRNPETPVPEEATQQVVEGAGRARRKRR
- the sigE gene encoding RNA polymerase sigma factor SigE, translated to MACHLDTEDPTIANAAASASAGSTVASPVSMPHLEQYTDGDWVEPSDELTGTAVFDATGDKTAMPSWDELVRQHADRVYRLAYRLSGNPQDAEDLTQETFIRVFRSVQNYQPGTFEGWLHRITTNLFLDMVRRRTRIRMEALPEDYDRVPAEDPNPEQIYHDSRLGPDLQAALDSLPPEFRAAVVLCDIEGLSYEEIGATLGVKLGTVRSRIHRGRQALREHLAKHSDQLTASA
- a CDS encoding O-methyltransferase, producing the protein MASTDDAAQSIVSHAEASITEDAVTAAARERAVDSGAGAVTPAVGALLSVLARLTGAKAVVEVGTGAGVSGLWLLAGMREDGVLTTIDVEPEHQRLAKQAFTEAGVGASRTRLISGRAQDVLTRLADESYDLVFVDAAPADQPQYVAEGVRLLRPGGAIVVHRAALGGRAGDASANDAEVAAVREAARLIAEDERFIPVLIPLGDGLLAAARD